Proteins from a genomic interval of Rosa chinensis cultivar Old Blush chromosome 2, RchiOBHm-V2, whole genome shotgun sequence:
- the LOC112186432 gene encoding thioredoxin H2: MGSFLSSMLGGSSPAEDSAASSEDSRVMSFHSSARWQLHFNSVKDTSKLLVIDFSASWCGPCRFIEPAIHAMADKFTDVDFAKIDVDELSDVSQEFGVQAMPTFVLLKNGKEVDRVVGAKKDELEKKVQKYRSL, translated from the exons ATGGGATCGTTTCTCTCAAGCATGCTCGGAGGATCATCGCCGGCGGAGGATTCCGCCGCGTCGTCGGAAGACTCTCGGGTGATGTCGTTTCACTCATCCGCCAGGTGGCAGCTCCACTTCAATTCCGTCAAGGACACCTCCAAACTG CTGGTGATCGATTTCTCGGCGTCGTGGTGCGGGCCCTGCAGGTTCATAGAGCCGGCCATCCACGCCATGGCGGATAAGTTCACCGACGTCGACTTCGCCAAGATCGACGTCGACGAGCTCTCT GATGTGTCTCAGGAATTTGGGGTGCAGGCAATGCCGACCTTTGTGCTTTTGAAGAACGGGAAGGAGGTGGATCGGGTTGTTGGTGCCAAGAAAGATGAGCTCGAGAAGAAGGTTCAGAAGTACCGTTCACTTTGA